The Macadamia integrifolia cultivar HAES 741 chromosome 4, SCU_Mint_v3, whole genome shotgun sequence genome contains the following window.
TGGTGGATGAAAGTGGTGAAGAGTACAAAACCAAGTACCTGGCTGAAAAAGTAGCACTGAGTGGTGGATGGAAGGCATTCTCTGTTGCACACAAATTGGTTCCAGAAGATACACTTTTGTTCCAACTTATCAATGCTTCTAAATTTAAGGTGATGATGGGTTGGCCCAAAACAATCATATTATGCACAGCATACATGTCTTGTGACTTTGAAATCAAATTATTTTAGCAGATTTGTTTCACTACGACCTAGTGGTCATGTTCAGGAAACAGTTTTTCTTCAAAGTAGGGGTAAAACTACATACATTATGATCTTCCTCAGACGTTACTATGGTGTAGCCTTGTGTGCACTAAAGACATTTTTTTTGCAAGGCTTTGAATTTTTAAAGGTTATAGTGATCATGTTTATATTAGATTCTTAATTTTACTTCCTAGATCTTATAGAGTTCATTAGGAATATCCAACTCTAATCTGAATATCtggaagagattttctctcaaTGTACCATACTGTGAAAAATATCAATTCTGATATACTACTTGCTTTTTTGTGTAGGTGTACATTATAAGGGGAAAAGTTGCTAAAGAAGAAATTCTTATTGGTAACTGGGTTGGCCTCAGAATTTGTTGCCCTCTACTCAATTGAATTGTGTTGTTACAATGATCTTTGTTTATGCCTTTTAGGCTAGTTTTGGaaggcaaacaaaaaaaaaaaaaaatggatatgaATGCTCTCTAATCATGTGGCCCCTATGCCCAGATACAGAAGGTGTTGGAATGATGCCCCCAcctttgtgaaaccctaaaaactcAACCCCTGTTTATGTCCATATGCAACTCTCATTAACTTCCACAATGGCGCAGGAGCCACACAACCAGGGTGTGTTTTTTTCCCCTAGAAAGAAGCCAATGAAAATGATGAGTTcatgtttttctctcttttcttcaaaatttttttttcttgcatttccccttagatttatttatttatttatttatttttgaatgtaGAGGAAGACAATGTAGATGAGGGAGTATCTCCCCATTTATCTGATCTTGAAGAGAACAATCAATATGCTATCCCTCCAGGATCAATTTATAACCCTGGACCACCAGGTGTGGCACAGTTTGAAAATGATAGTGAAGTTGTAGTCGGATCTCAAGCTTTGGAAGGCATCAGTATGGCAACAACAACCTTGGAATTTAAAAATGTTAAAAGATTTGAGGATTTCACCATTATAGTGAATGGTTGGAATATAGATTCTGAACTTCCAGTACATGTTAGAACCAAGTATTATGAGTTGTGCTGTAGTCAAAAGGCTTTCCTTCATGAAGATCTAACTCCAGTCATCAGTTGTAAGTTGATTACTGAAATTATTTCTGGAACCGTGGATGTGGCTGACTTCATAAGATGTTGCAACCTTAGTACTACCTCCAAGAATGACTTTACAAATTGGAGCAAATGTTTGGATGCCTTTGAAAGCATGGGTATGAATGTTGGGTTTTTACGTGTTCGAATGCAGCAGCTTGTGAAGTTGTACAATGAAGCTGTGGTTGGAAGAGATagtttggaaaagaaaataagagatcTGGAAGTAATGCTTATGAAATTAAGAAAGGTCTATGCaagtaaagaaagagaaattgagACTCTAAAGTGGGAGGCTGAGAGGCATGATGTGAAGTTCAAAGCAGAGGTCAATGCTCTGTGGTGAGTGGTAAGCTCTGCgtttttctatcattttgtAGTTTCCTCCTGTTTTTTTAGTAGCCTGAATTGAATTTTGCAGTTGATAAAGATAATTCTATGAAGAGGAGGAGAGTTTGTTTTTTGTGTAATATGATTTTAAGATGTATATTTTTGTGGAATATAAGCAGATCagctatgtaattttttttttttttgggtaaagaaagAAGGATGATGTTCCATAGTACTGATTATAACCTTAGATTGAAGCTCCATATGACAAACAGTGCTTTCACAGGACCAATGTGCGATAGGAACACATATCGACTCGAGCCATGGTGGAACAAAGATTTTCATCCACCAAACTAACAACACTGTTGGTTGTATATGACTACTGAGGTCTTTGTGTCTTTATTTACATTTTAAGGGGGCCACATTTTAATTATGTAAATGATAAAATATAACCTCAAAAGAAATACAAACAGGCATTCCCTCTACATGTGTTGATACTCAATTGGACAATAGCCTGCAGATGTCTTCCCAGTCCTCTGCCCTTATGATTCCACTATCCTTATCCGTGCCTTTCCAAAATCACCAAAGACAAGAGTACCACAGTAAGGCCACGGCCCCCTGAacatttcccctttttcttttattttttatacttttttattatttaaacaaaaatgaattaaaactaaaactgaGATATCAGTGTTCATACATAGTAGCCTGATGGATAACTAAACATCTTCAGTAGTAGCGTTTTTTGTTATATCCTTCAGCCTATGAATAAGATAGTTGCTAGGCTTTATATAAGAATTTGGGTCAGTTGAAAGGTACCCCATATCTAATTGGAGTGGTATAGGTACTTAAAGCAAAAGTTGCCAAAAAGCCCACTAAGATCTTCCATGTCTCTCTACACGGTGTCCACTTTTCATCCTTTAGCTTTTGCCACTTTCAGTCTTTCTAAAAGTCCCTTGTAGCCACCTCATTACTTTTTCCTTTCAACAAATAATTCACCTACAATAGGATACAATAGTTGTTTAGAATAAAGTAGACCGCTCAACctgaaattttttcctttttgttgatGAAGCTGGTCACTAATAAAATTAAGGTTCCTTGAGGTGGAAGTGTATTAGTAATTTGGTCGGTGGTgtatggatttgtttctttgGTGCAGGATTGGTTGGTTTGTAAACCACTGGATAACCAATATTCAACCTGTTCAAAATGAGCATAGGGTCTTGGTCTTGTGATCCAAATAACACTTGGTTCTTGTGTATAACAAATAACACAAATCACAGAGAAGAAGTATTGTAGTTCATTCTTAGACATATCAAACGACTGGAAGCAATGCATAAGAAAATTGTTAAACGAGTGATGGAAAAAGCTCTGGTTTAAGACTAAGCGGGCTGACTGGCTAAATTCTTCTCGAAAATTCACACTCAAATAATACATGCCATACGGATTCCTGCCGAgtatggcaaaaaaaaaaagggatgaaTATCCACCCATTTGGATAGTCTATCTTTAGTGGGAATTCCCACATTTGCAACTCTCGAAGATCTTAAAATCGGGGTGGATATTGATTTTCCAGAAATGCCGCAACCATTGTAAGCAAGGAGAGGAGCATGAGCACCTGTTTGAGCATCGATTGAAGTTTATCAATGAATTAGTTTTGAGAAACTTGGCAGCTAGCTTAGTAGTGAAAGACCTTTCTTAGAAAGACGGCATTGCAATCGATCACTATCAAGGGACATGGGGATCTGGATAATGATGTTAGTAGTAGGAAGTGGTAAACAAGAATTTAGCAAGCCAATATTCCATTGAGTGCCTATCATGACATCACTAACTTTGCTCATCCAAGGGGGGATTGTTTGTATAACATGTTAAATTTCTCATTGTTACAAGAAAGCTACAGAGATTGCAGATGGCTAGACATCCTTGCTAAAGAGGTGACTTCTCGTTCCTCTTAAGCTCTTTCTAATCTCCGTCCTGACCAAATCTTGTATGAGTTGGTTCTGATCCTGTCACGGTGTACATTCCTTAttagttgttgttgtatctATGGTTTCCTTAACGAGGAAATATATTGGCTTGTATCAAGGAGAAATCATCTCCATCTCTATGTATAAATCCACACTCATACGTGAATCAAATCACAGTCTTAACCACTGAAATTTCAAGTctttcatggtatcagagcctaattGGCAAACGTCtctttgatttctctctctatctttttttctaatatattcTTGCTCACCTTCAGCTATAGAAGGGGGGGGGAAATCATTATTATTGGCCCATGAACTTTATCAGGTATGTTCGGCTAATtaaactaccattttttttttttttttacgtttAAATGaaggtttgagaacttggtatcaGAATGAGATAGGTCAATGTCAATACTAATCTGATCTGTTTCAAAGAGTTTTTAAAAACAGGTTGGAAGGTCATATTAGCGAGTCGGGAAACACTTAAATTGGGCTCTGCTTCTAGTCACTCTAGATTTCTGTGGTCAAGTTGAATTCTTCCTTCTGCCCAACTTTCATATACCAATCTCATTCTCGATATCGAGTTCTCAAATCTTGCCTCCAATCCATTCTCAGGAGGGATCTGGTCAATCTATTGATTTCTGGAATATGTCCACTTCATCATTATTTCCTCCTCCAATCTATTCAAATCATCCTCGCCAAAATGTCTAATCTCATTTTCAACTGGGACAATTTAACTCTTACTACTTGGCCTTCTTGATCCTGAGTTTATTAATTATATTCAAGTGGTAGAGTGGTCTTTTTGCCATTCGGTTTCTGGGTATAAGGATGTGTG
Protein-coding sequences here:
- the LOC122075317 gene encoding B3 domain-containing protein Os01g0234100-like, giving the protein MEVKSEPLELPERQKVTEDLDQMTLAQFSHFSQFSKTWQQLPPAGTLKRTRNERKRRNPKLLWVSERPPAPPPPPPPPCSSPDHKQQVRVPDEAEMNKRQKTCRINDEAGSTSMKKAKQLQMKLAIEKMPTFMKFMRPSHVSGCFWLKLPADFCELNLSKEDCIITLVDESGEEYKTKYLAEKVALSGGWKAFSVAHKLVPEDTLLFQLINASKFKVYIIRGKVAKEEILIEEDNVDEGVSPHLSDLEENNQYAIPPGSIYNPGPPGVAQFENDSEVVVGSQALEGISMATTTLEFKNVKRFEDFTIIVNGWNIDSELPVHVRTKYYELCCSQKAFLHEDLTPVISCKLITEIISGTVDVADFIRCCNLSTTSKNDFTNWSKCLDAFESMGMNVGFLRVRMQQLVKLYNEAVVGRDSLEKKIRDLEVMLMKLRKVYASKEREIETLKWEAERHDVKFKAEVNALW